Proteins from one Belonocnema kinseyi isolate 2016_QV_RU_SX_M_011 chromosome 8, B_treatae_v1, whole genome shotgun sequence genomic window:
- the LOC117177828 gene encoding uncharacterized protein LOC117177828, with protein MNQIQIRQVLRLTEARTIGVFPADQIPKRWTKPAAVVANTDGHKQPGTHSVAMYVGSNGGVPILTATGYRLLYLNIFFVYGEIVSSTDGIQKYYKVRLRMCVANTVLCFFITCVIIILCVTLLIS; from the coding sequence ATGAACCAAATCCAGATACGGCAAGTACTTCGACTCACGGAAGCCAGGACAATCGGTGTATTTCCAGCCGATCAGATTCCCAAACGGTGGACAAAACCAGCTGCGGTTGTTGCTAATACCGATGGACACAAACAGCCTGGTACTCATTCGGTCGCCATGTACGTCGGAAGCAACGGCGGGGTACCTATTTTGACAGCTACGGGGTACCGCCTCTTGTACCTGAACATCTTCTTCGTTTACGGGGAAATTGTTTCTTCTACAGATGGAATACAAAAATACTACAAAGTGCGCCTTCGGATGTGTGTGGCCAATACTGTATTATGTTTCTTTATTACATGTGTAATAATTATTCTTTGTGTGACTTTACTGATTTCTTGA